CGCCGCCAGCGAGCTTGGCCAGCCGCTCCTGCAGCTTTTCGCGGTCGTAGTCCGAGGTGGTCTCCTCGATCTGGGTGCGGATCTGCTTGATACGGCCCTCGATCGCCTTCGGATCGCCGGCGCCGTCGACGATGGTGGTGTTGTCCTTGTCGACGACAACACGCTTGGCGCGGCCGAGGTCATCGAGGCGGACGCCTTCCAGCTTGATGCCGGTCTCTTCCATGATGGCCTTGCCGCCGGTGAGGATGGCGATGTCCTCGAGCATGGCCTTGCGGCGGTCGCCGAAGCCGGGGGCCTTGACGGCGCAGACGCTGAGGGTGCCGCGCAGCTTGTTCACGACCAGGGTGGCGAGCGCCTCGCCTTCCACTTCCTCAGCGATGACCAGCAGCGGACGGCCCGAGCGCGCGATCTGCTCGAGCAGCGGCAGCAGGTCCTTCATGTTGCTGATCTTCTTCTCGTGGATCAGGATGTAGGGCTCCTCGAGCACCGCCTCCATCCGGTCCGGGTCGGTGATGAAGTAGGGCGAGAGGTAGCCGCGGTCGAACTGCATGCCGTCGACGGTGATCAGCTCGGTGTGCATCGTCTTGGACTCTTCCACCGTGATCACGCCGTCCTTGCCGACCTTCTGCATGGCCTCGGAGATCTTGTTGCCGATCTCGGTGTCGCCGTTGGCGGAAATGGTGCCGACCTGGGCGATCATCTCGCCGCTGATCGGCTTCGACATCTTCTTGATCTCCTCGACGACCGCCTCGACAGCGCGCTCGATGCCGCGCTTCAGGGCCATCGGGTTGGCGCCGGCGGCGACCGACTTCACGCCCTCGCGGTAGATGGCCTGGGCCAGGATGGTGGCCGTCGTCGTGCCGTCGCCCGCCACGTCAGAGGTCTTCGAGGCGACCTCGCGCACCATCTGCGCGCCCATGTTCTCGAGCGGATCCTTCAGCTCGATCTCCTTGGCGACAGTGACGCCGTCCTTGGTGATCGTCGGCCCGCCGAACTTCTTCTCGATGACGACATTGCGGCCCTTGGGGCCCAGCGTGACCTTCACCGCATCAGCAAGCTGGTTCACGCCGCGCAGGATCGCCTGGCGCGAGCTCTCGCTGTAAACAATCTGCTTGGCTGCCATAGTCTGTTCTCTCCTCGTCTCGAATCTCGATCAGAACCTTACTTCTCCAGAACACCGAGGACTTCGTCCTCGCGCAGGATGAGGAACTCCTCGCCATCGATCTTGATGTCGCTGCCGGAGTACTTCCCGAACAGGATCCGGTCGCCCACCTTCACATCGAGGGGCACCACCGTGCCGTCTTCCAGCCTCTTGCCGCGGCCAGCCGCCACGACCTCGCCTTCCTGGGGCTTCTCCTTCGCCGTATCCGGGATGATGATGCCGTTCTGCACGGTTTCCTGCGGCTCGATCCGGCGCACGACGAGCCTGTCATACAGCGGACGAATCTGCATCGCTTTGCTTCACCTCCACGATTGAACTGTCGATTCTCGCTTCGGCGCGTGGAAATCGATCTGGAACCTGCGCGGTTCCTCGCACCGCTTTCCATTATTAGCACACTCCGGCGAGGAGTGACAAGATGCCTCCGTAAATGATTGATAAATTGTATATTTATTGTGCTTGACATTCATGCCGGATCGCGGATTTCGGCCTTGACATACGCATCGATGAGAGAAAATCTTAGCACAGAACACTCAATGCCAGGGCGCGGCCTTTCCCCGTCGATCCCGCCCCCTTGCGGCGCGGGTGGTATGCTGGCACTATGCTGCGGCGCGTCCGCTGGATGCTGCTGCTGGCCATGGCCGTGGTCGCGGCAGGAGTCGGCTGGGTCTACTGGCGGGAGCGCGAATCGCGGAGAATCTCCCAGCAGCCGGCGCCGGCGCCGCTGCCCGAAAACACCTCGGCGGTAGCGGCGCAGTGGGAGTATGAGATCAAGTCGGGGGCGCAGTCGCGCATCTTCATCCGCGCCTCGCGTTTCGAGCAGTCCAAAGAGCCTCCCCTCATTCACCTGGAGGGGCTGGAGATGGAGATCCGCCAGGCGGAGGGCGGGCGTTACGATCTGGTGCGCAGTCCGCGGGGGACATTCAGCCAGAAAGAGGGGCTGCTGACGGCGGAAGGCGCCGTCGAGATCACGCTGGGTCTGACGCGGGACGCGGCGGAGCCGCCGGGGCGGATCATGCGGATCCGCACGTCGGGCGTGCGCCTGGAGGTGGAGTCCAACCGGGCGTGGACGGAGAAGGAAGCCGAGTTCGAATTCGGCGCCGCCCGCGGCCGCTGCGTGGGCGCCCTGTACGACCCCGGCGCGCGGGAAATCGTCATGGAATCGCAGGCGGAACTCGAGTGGACGGGTTCGCCGGGGAAACCTCCGCTGCAGGTCTGGGCCAGCCGGGTGCTGTACCGCGAGCTGGCCTCGGAGGTCATGCTGACGGCGCCTTCCCGGCTGGTGCGGGGCGGCTTCGAGCTCCGCGGGCAGGACGCCTACGTAAAGCTGAATGACCAGGGCGAGATCGACCGGGTCGAGACGACCGGGGCGGCGGGAACGGACCGGATGCCGGGGCGGCGGCTCGACTACGAAGCCGGCGGACTGGTGGTTCACTTTGGCGAGAAGATGGAAGTGCGCCGGATCGAGGCGACGCAGCAGGCGAAGCTGATTTCGACGGCGGCCGCAGGCGTGAATGTCGTGACGGCCGAGCGGCTGTATCTGGATTTTCTCGCGGGCCCGTCGGGCGCGGAGCTGCATCACGCGCTCGCCATGGGGCGGGGCCGCGTCGAGAACCGCCCGTCGCAGCGCAAAGGCCAGCCGCCACAGCCGGTGCGCATTCTCGAGGGCGAGACGATCCACATGGCCATGCGGCGCGGCGGCGAGGAGATGGAGCGCGTGTCGACGGACGGTCCCGGCCGCGTGGAGTTCCGGCCCGCGAGACCCGAGGATCCGTACCGGGAAGTGAAAGGCGATCCGCTCACTCTGGACTATGCTCCGAACAATGCTCTCGAGTCGTTCCGCGCCGTGAAGGCCGGGACCCGGACCGTCAAACGCGGCCGGGACGGCAAGCCGGTGGAGACGCGAACGCAGAGCAGCGAGCTGCTGGCGAAGTTCGATCCGGCATCGGGGCAACTCGACCAGCTGGAGCAGTGGGGCGCCTTTTCGTACGAAGAAGGCGCCCGGAAAGCGCAGGCTGAACGCGCGCGATTCGAGGGCAGCACCGAGCGGATCGAGCTGCGCGGATCGGCACGGGTCTGGGACGAGGGCGGCGTGACGGCGGCGCCGGAGATTCTGATCGACCAGAAGCAGGACGTCATGACGGCCGAGGGGGGCGTGAGCACGGTGATGCAGTCGCAGGGAAGCGGGGGCCTGATCGAGAAGGGAGAGCCCCTGCGCGCCACGGCCGAGCGGATGCGCGTGGAGGATTCGAACAACCGGATTCTGTTCGAGGGCAACGCGGTGCTGTGGCAGGGCGAGATGCGGCTGCGGGCGCAGCGCGTGCGGATCTTCCGCAAGGAGGAGCGGCTGGAGGCGGAAAGGAACGTCGTGGCGGAGATCCCGGACGCCCGCGACGGCGCCAGGGGCGCAGCAGCGCAGCGCGTCTCGGTGGTCCGCGCGCCGGCCATGGTGTACGACGGCAAGGCCCGGCGCGCCCTGTTCACCGGGGGCGCGCGGCTGGACCGGCCTTCCCTGGTGGTCGAGTCGCGCGAGCTTGCGGGCTACTTCGAAGAAGAGACCACGGGGGGCAAGAAAGAGACAAGGCTGGACCGTCTGGAGGCGATGGGCGGCGTCGTCATCCGGTCGGACGCCCGCGGACGGCGGCGCACGGGGCGGGGCGAGCACGCAGACTATTTCCTCGAGGAAGAACGGATTGTGCTGAGCGGTGGAAGTCCGAGTGTCGAGGACGCTGATAAGGGCGTCACGCGCGGCGCGGTGATTACCTGGTTCGGCCGGCAGGACCGGATGATCGTGGACAACGAAGGCGCCGGCCCGGCGGTGAGCCGGATCAAGCAGAAAGGCAGCTGAAGGCGGATCCGGCGGGCTGCCAGCCATGGCGGCGCCGCCGGATAATGGAAGACGGTGACCGGAGTTTCCGAAAACGGCCGGCGGGTTCTGCGGACCGAAGAAGTCAGCAAGACCTACCGCAAACGGCGCGTGGTGGACAACATCAGCGTCAGCGTGGCCACCGGAGAAGTGGTGGGCCTGCTCGGGCCGAACGGCGCCGGCAAGACGACCACGTTCTACATGATCGTGGGCATGGTGACGCCCGATGGCGGCCGCATTTTCCTCGACGACCGCGAGATCACCGATCTGGCCATGTATGAACGCGCCCGCGCCGGCATCAGTTATCTTCCGCAAGAGCCTTCGGTCTTCCGCCGCCTCAGCGTCGAAGACAACCTGATGGCGATCCTCGAAACTCTGCCGCTGCGCCCGGCCGACCGCCGGCTGCGGCTGGAAGAACTGATCGAGCAGATGGGTCTCGAGGCCGTGCGCAAGAACAAGGGCTACGCACTGTCGGGAGGCGAGCGGCGGCGCGTCGAGATCGCGCGGGCGCTCGCGATCGATCCGCGGTTTCTCCTGCTCGACGAGCCGTTTTCGGGCATTGATCCGATCCAGGTGCTCGAGCTGCAGAAGATCATTTCCCAGCTGCGGGACCGCGGCATCGGCATCCTGATCACCGACCACAACGTGCGCGAGACGCTGGCGGTGACGGACCGCGCTTACATCATCAATCAGGGCCGCATCTTCCGGGCGGGAACTCCGCAGGCGCTGGCGCTCGACCCCGACGTCCGGCGCGTGTATCTGGGCGACAATTTCGACCTCGGGCGTTAGGACCAGGACGCAGGCTCGCGGCGTCCTGAGATCGTCCCCGCCGGACGCCCGTCCTGGAGACTGCGAGCGGTGGCCGGTTCCCCCAGAGAAGCCGATCCTGAGCACTCTGACGGATGGCGGGAACGTACAGCGCGGGCAGGCGCTCCAAGTCTTCCGCCCCGGGAGCGACAGTCCGGGCAGCCGGGGGAGGTCAAGACAGGCGCTGCGATCCGACGCACGATCCGGTCCCGCGGTGATTCCGCCGCAACACGGCGGCCCGTCTGTCGGGAGGATTCGATGCCCTGCCCTGGAAGCGCCAGGGACCCGGTCAATTCTGAGCCGTCCGGCGCCGATGTCTGCCGTGGAACGCGCGCCTCAGCCCCGGGCTGGCGTTCTGCCGCGATGATCGAACGTCCGCGCGTCCGGCTGAGCGCCTGTTTTCACTTCAGTCCGAAATAATCCTGGGCCAGCTCGGGCTTGACTTCCATGGCCTTCGCCCAGCACTGACGGGCCTCTTCCGCCCTGCCGGTGCTTTCGAGGACATAGCCCAGGCCGACCAGCGCCTCTGCGAAATCGGGCTTCCACTCGAGCGCCTGACGGTACAGAAGCTCGGCTTCCTCTTTCTGCCCGAGCTGTTCATGCAGCATGGCCGTGTTGTAGAGGATCTCGGGATCGCTGTGGCCGGAGTCGATCAGCTGCTTGTGGTACTGCAGGGCCGAATCCAGCTGATTCTGCCGCAGCGCGTTGACGGCAGCCGCCCGCAGCGCCGCTTCCCAACCGGGCTTCGCAGCCAGCGCCCGCTGGAAGGCGGCCTCCGCTTCATCATACCGGCCGCTTTCATAGCAGGCCAGGCCAAGGTTGAGCCATGCCTCCGCCCAGCCCGGCTGAGCGGCCAGGGCGGCGCGGTAGGCGTCGATGGCTTCGCCGAACGCGTGCCGGTCGAACTTCATATTGCCAAGGCGGAACCAGATGTCGGCGTTGCCCGGCTGCCGCAAGGCCAGAACTTCAAGCAGCGCCTCCGCGTCCTCGCGGCGTCCCGCTTTCTCGTGCAGGCTGACGGCAAAGAAGTACAGGTCCGCCGCTTCGGGGCAAGCCTCGATGCCGGTGCGGCAGGCATCCAGCGCTTCTTCGTCCCGCCCGAGCTCGTGGAGAATCTCCGCGATGCGCAGGTGCACTTCGGCCTGATCCGGCTGGAGGGCGAGCGCCCGCTGATACGCCTCGACAGCCTGTTCGAGTTTGCCCTCCCTGCGCCGGCAGAGGCCGAGATTCATCCAGGCGTCCGCCGCCAGCCCGCCCCTGTCAGCCAGCGCCTGCAGGTGCTCCGCCGCCTGCGCATAATCCTCCTTGAGGAAAGCCGCATAGGCTGCGGCCTCGCGCGCGGCGGCCGATTCGGGATCCACTTCCAGCAGCCGGCTGCTGCAGGACAGGAGGCCGTCTCCATTCTTCTGCTGCCGGTACATCGCGCAGAGATTCACGAGGCTGTCCCGCCCATACTCCGGGTTGGAGGCGAGCCGCTCGTAGATCGGGATGGCGTGCTCGAAGTCGCCGGTCAGCTGCAGGGCCACCGCCTGTCCGAACATCGCCGTCGCGTCTTCGGGGTGCCGGTCGAGGTAACGCGTCAGCAGCGCCAGGGCTTCCTCGAGGTGATGCAGCCGCAGGCGGGCCAGTCCGAGCCCCAGCAGAGCTTCGTCGCAGGCGGGATCGGCATCCAGCAGGGCCTGGAACTGCTCGGCCGCTTCCTCCCACCGCCCGGCCTTCAACATGCACTCGGCCCGCACGAGCCTGGAGCGGGCGTCGCCGAACCCCATGCCGTGGTACTTTTCGAGGTCGTCCAGCGCACGGGAGGCGTCGCCGATTTCCATGTACAGCATGGCGCGCACCCGGTATGCCGGCGCATAATCGGGCCGCCGCTCGAGCAGGCGGCTGAGCTCGGCGACCGCCTCCTCCTTTTTCCCCAGAAGATGAAGCGCACCCGCGCGGCCCAATTCGACGGGAATCTCCGCCGGCTCCGCGCCCGCAGTCCGCTCCGCTTGCATTTCCGTGTTCCACTCTGGCATGACCAATTCTCCGAAATCCGATCTGCGAACCATTTCACGATCCCCCCGGCGAATGGAAGAACGGCATCCCTCCGCCGCCTTTTCCGATCCCGGCAGTCCACTCCGGCTGCGGGAAACGGCACACAAGATGCGGCAGCTTCAACCGCAACGGATGGCGGACAATCAGGCTGCTCCAGTCCGCCGCAATCTCGTGAGCCGGCCTGTCTCCAATCAGGAGCCTCCGGCGAAGGCCGGAAGCCACCGGCCGCATGGCTCCCCTCTCGACCGCAATCCGCAGCTGGCCGGTCTCCCGGCTGCGCCAGAGGGCTGGATTGAGCCCGATGGCAGGGGACAGGAATCGGCCCGGCACCGTCCACAGTCCCGCAGCGGACCGGGGCTTCCACCCGCGCGAAAGAACCGGCGCGGTCCGCTCCGTAAATTCTGGCGCGGCGACAATGCCAGCCCATCCGGCCTGCGGCACCGCGGAAGCCGCCGCGAGACCGGAATCCGTTCGTCCGCGCTTCTGCTCAGCGGTCAGCCACGTTTTCCGCTTCAGCCCGCACGGCGCTCGATGCCCGGCGCGACCTGACGGCATGGCGAGCTCCGGAATCCAGACATAGACCGGCTCGCCCGTTCTGAAAGAGGGGGGCGGGATGCGGCCCGGAGCTTCTGGAGCCAGAGCGGCGCCCGGCCAGAACCAGTCCTTCTGGACCAGGGAGAGATTCTGCGGGGGCGCGGGGAGACAGAGAGCGGCGGCGGCAGACGACCATTCTTCAGCCGGCCGCACGGGCAGATCCCAGGCCCGATCTCGGGCCCGCCCGTGGACTACGGCCAACAGCGGCCCCTGCCGTTTCAGGGCCAGACCCTGCGGCGCGCAGGCGGGCGCCGAGAACCGATGCGCCGGCGCTGCAAGGATGACCGCCGCCTCTGGCTGAGAGTAAGCTTCCTGGACGGGCGCCCTTCTCCCAGCGGCGGCAGGCGCCGGTGAAGGCTCCGGCAGAAGCGGCATCCTCAGCAGGCGGCCCGCGGCGGGAAGAACTGTGCTGAATGAGACTCGAAGGGCGGCTCGACCCTGCTGATCCTCCTGGCTGCACCACACCTCCGGCCTCGCGGGCGCTGCCGACCACGACGGACGAGCCAGCGGCGCGGAATCCGGCACGGACGAAGAGGAGCGGATTCGATCCGGCCGCCGCAGCACCACCGTCCGGGATCGTGCGAACAGCGTGGGAGACGCGGCCGGCGCTGTTGGCGCGTTGGGGGACGTCTTCATGGTGTCCTCACAGCCGGTCCCGGCCCACCCGCGGCAACCAGAACCGGGCGTTGCCCCGCAAGCCGGGGCCGAACGGTCTATCCCGATCAGAAGTGCATCCCGTGTGCGGCGCGGCCACCGCGAGAGCCAACGGGTGGCGCCCGGGGCACCGGGCGACCGCGGCCAAACGCCCTGTCTGCCAGCTTCCACGGCGCTCTCCGCAGTGCGCCAGCCGGTTTCGTCAGGGAGCGATCCGGGCGATGCGAACCGACCGGGGCGCTTCATTTCCGGAGGGGCTTCGCGCAGTGGCAACCGGCTTGATCGCCAGATGGCTCCCGTCCCTGCGGACACCTGCCACGCCGATGCCGGCATGGTTTCCATCCAGGTCTCGAGCGCCGCCGGAGGCGCTGCCGGGCTCAGTCTTCGATGCGGAATGGAGAGCCATTGGCGCAGAGGGCGGAAGCCAGCCGGATTCCCGCGAAGTCCGGAGGAAGGCACGGAAACGCTCTCCCGCTGCCCTGCCTGCCATGCAGGCCAGGAGGAGCTGCGCTGAGGCGCCGCCATCGCGTCCATTCCGTGACTCGCATGATAGCCCCGGATGCTGACGGAGGCCAGGGGGTTGGGGCGCGGCAGTCCGCAACCGCGATGGACGGTCACCAGCGGGAGCCTGTGCTGCGGCTCTCCCGTATGTCTCCATCCGGCAGACGGGGGTCTTCGGGAACCGCTCTGCCCTTCCCGCCAGAACGTGTAGGCCGTGAGTTTCCCGATCCGGGCGATACTGCCACCGGACTTCAGGCCGAGATCCGGGCCCACGGGCGGGGGCGCCGGCCTGAGGTTCCGCCATTGGAGCTCCGGATGCGGAAGAGGCCATTCGTCCCGCACGTCACCCCTGCCGTCGCGGGACTGAGGCGGCCGGATTGTGACTTTTGCCGTCTCCGATCTCAGGCGGGATCCGCCGCCCCGCCGCTGGTATCGCCTGACGCGCTCGAGAATGCTCTCGGCCTGCTTCCGGTAATGTTGCTGCTCGTGCTCCGCCGAGCAGAAGCGGTCTCCCTTCAGACGGGACAGCAGCGGCAGGGCTGCGCCGCACCAGAGGCACGTCCCCTCTTCGCGCCTTCTGCCGGAGGCGCCTGAGGCCTCCTCGCCGTGCGCCTCCGCATGCTCCGGGCAGCAGTAGCCCCCGTGGAGACGCAGAACGTCCTCAGGAAAAACCTCCTGGCAATAGGGGCACCGGCTTTCGCGACGTTCAGCCACGGCTATTCTCTCTTTCGGCCGGGAAAGCCCGGAAGATTAGCCCGGACTCGGGTAAAAGTCCGAGACCGGCGATCCAGGCGGGCGCGGACCGCGATAGAATTCCCGCATGAAATCGCTTACGATCCTCGTGCTCGCCGCCTCCGGCCTGCTTGCCCAGACGCCTCAGGCCCGCATCAAGATCGACACGGACCGCCGCATCGGCGAGATCCACCCGCACATCTTCGGCAACTTCGCCGAGCACCTCGGCCGCTGCATCTATGGCGGCATCTACGACGAAGGCAGCCCGCTGGCCGAC
This DNA window, taken from Bryobacteraceae bacterium, encodes the following:
- the groL gene encoding 60 kDa chaperonin, which translates into the protein MAAKQIVYSESSRQAILRGVNQLADAVKVTLGPKGRNVVIEKKFGGPTITKDGVTVAKEIELKDPLENMGAQMVREVASKTSDVAGDGTTTATILAQAIYREGVKSVAAGANPMALKRGIERAVEAVVEEIKKMSKPISGEMIAQVGTISANGDTEIGNKISEAMQKVGKDGVITVEESKTMHTELITVDGMQFDRGYLSPYFITDPDRMEAVLEEPYILIHEKKISNMKDLLPLLEQIARSGRPLLVIAEEVEGEALATLVVNKLRGTLSVCAVKAPGFGDRRKAMLEDIAILTGGKAIMEETGIKLEGVRLDDLGRAKRVVVDKDNTTIVDGAGDPKAIEGRIKQIRTQIEETTSDYDREKLQERLAKLAGGVAVIKVGAATETEMKEKKARVEDALHATRAAVEEGIVPGGGVALLRASRVLDGIKGENDEQIGINIVKRACEEPVRQIAANAGFEGAIVVGKILANSDLNYGFNAQKGEYENLVEAGVIDPTKVTRTALQNAASIAGLMITTEAMVCEIPEKKPAPAAGGHGPDMDY
- the groS gene encoding 10 kDa chaperonin produces the protein MQIRPLYDRLVVRRIEPQETVQNGIIIPDTAKEKPQEGEVVAAGRGKRLEDGTVVPLDVKVGDRILFGKYSGSDIKIDGEEFLILREDEVLGVLEK
- a CDS encoding ABC transporter ATP-binding protein; the encoded protein is MTGVSENGRRVLRTEEVSKTYRKRRVVDNISVSVATGEVVGLLGPNGAGKTTTFYMIVGMVTPDGGRIFLDDREITDLAMYERARAGISYLPQEPSVFRRLSVEDNLMAILETLPLRPADRRLRLEELIEQMGLEAVRKNKGYALSGGERRRVEIARALAIDPRFLLLDEPFSGIDPIQVLELQKIISQLRDRGIGILITDHNVRETLAVTDRAYIINQGRIFRAGTPQALALDPDVRRVYLGDNFDLGR